The Daucus carota subsp. sativus chromosome 2, DH1 v3.0, whole genome shotgun sequence genome includes a window with the following:
- the LOC108210236 gene encoding ABC transporter G family member 1-like: MDSTVEVPAWTPGGSPTRTLVLEFMTAEKDAQEETIAPDLHQQPPYPSTNFPFPHAPCPNCVPPLQPEPPLIANASRHEAASLRLYDEKRSWKNRSSRVSDIERVQSAPRDDGARIYITWNDVWVTVPSKKGGRRPILQGLTGFVEPGQSLAIMGPSGCGKSTLLDTLAGRLGSNTKQSGDILVNGRKQTLAFGTSAYVTQDDSLMTTLTVREAVYFSAQLQLPNSMPIAEKRERAETTITDMGLQNAMNTRIGGWTVKGLSGGQKRRVSICIEILTRPSLLFLDEPTSGLDSAASYHVMSRIIRLAQQDKRTIIASIHQPSAEVFELFHNLCLLSSGRQVYFGSTGAANEFFTSNGFPCPTMRNPSDHFLRTINKDFDTEEEQKINGGQTAAEAIDILVKAFQSSEQRNQVQNRVSEICQMNVQTVASKRSQASFVTQCLVLTRRSFLNMHRDLGYYWLRLIIYTALAVCIGTLFHDIGHTYGSIQARGSMLMFIAAFLTFMAIGGFPSFVEDMKIFTRERLNGHYGVAAFVVANTFSSVPFLFLIGLIPGAISYYLVGLQKEFGHFVYYALLLFVCMMLVESLMMVVASVVPDFLMGIIAGAGIQGIMMLTGGFYRLPDDMPKPVWKYPMYYISFHKYAFQGFYKNEYIGLTFPNEKAGGPPTITGDEILRDIWQVEKGYSKWVDMTILLAMVATYRVLFFLITKGVEKFKPVIRDFLSNISFKQQSDSEDSLHQQESSVPFRF; encoded by the exons ATGGACTCTACAGTTGAGGTTCCGGCATGGACTCCAGGTGGCAGCCCGACGAGAACACTTGTGCTAGAGTTCATGACAGCCGAAAAGGATGCTCAGGAGGAAACTATAGCTCCTGATCTGCATCAACAACCACCATATCCTAGTACTAACTTTCCATTTCCCCATGCGCCTTGTCCTAATTGCGTGCCTCCCCTGCAGCCAGAGCCGCCTCTGATTGCGAATGCGAGCCGCCATGAAGCAGCTTCGCTACGACTGTATGATGAAAAAAGATCATGGAAAAATCGATCATCGAGAGTGTCAGATATTGAAAGAGTACAGAGTGCACCTAGAGATGACGGTGCCAGAATTTACATAACGTGGAACGATGTGTGGGTGACGGTGCCATCAAAGAAAGGTGGTCGACGCCCTATTCTGCAGGGACTAACCGGGTTTGTTGAACCTGGTCAGTCATTGGCCATCATGGGTCCTTCGGGTTGCGGCAAGTCGACTCTTCTCGATACATTAGCAG GGCGGCTCGGCTCAAACACAAAACAAAGTGGAGATATCCTAGTTAATGGCCGCAAACAAACGCTGGCCTTTGGCACTTCA GCATATGTGACTCAAGATGATTCACTAATGACTACACTGACTGTCCGGGAAGCAGTCTACTTCTCTGCTCAACTTCAACTCCCTAATTCAATGCCCATAGCTGAAAAGAGGGAAAGAGCGGAGACAACAATAACTGATATGGGTTTACAAAATGCCATGAACACAAGAATCGGAGGGTGGACTGTGAAGGGTCTTAGTGGTGGACAAAAGAGAAGAGTGAGCATTTGCATTGAAATCCTAACACGTCCGAGTCTTCTTTTTCTTGATGAGCCCACCAGTGGACTGGATAGTGCAGCCTCTTATCATGTCATGAGCCGTATTATCAGACTAGCTCAACAAGACAAGAGAACCATTATAGCTTCCATTCATCAGCCTAGTGCCGAAGTCTTTGAGCTTTTTCACAATCTCTGTCTTCTATCCTCAGGCAGACAAGTTTACTTTGGTTCCACTGGAGCAGCAAATGAG TTTTTTACATCAAATGGTTTCCCATGCCCAACAATGAGGAACCCCTCTGATCATTTCCTCCGAACCATTAACAAAGATTTTGACACT GAAGAAGAGCAAAAAATTAATGGAGGCCAAACTGCTGCGGAAGCTATTGATATTCTTGTCAAGGCATTTCAATCATCAGAGCAGCGCAATCAAGTCCAAAATCGAGTTTCTGAGATATGTCAAATG AATGTACAAACTGTGGCGAGTAAGCGAAGCCAAGCAAGCTTTGTTACTCAATGCCTTGTTCTTACTAGAAGATCCTTCCTCAACATGCACAGGGATCTAGGATATTACTGGCTCCGTTTGATCATCTATACTGCACTTGCTGTCTGCATAGGTACTTTGTTTCACGATATTGGCCACACTTATGGCTCAATTCAG GCTAGAGGTTCGATGCTCATGTTTATTGCAGCCTTTCTGACTTTTATGGCCATCGGTGGCTTCCCTTCCTTTGTAGAAGATATGAAG ATTTTTACGAGAGAAAGATTGAACGGACACTATGGTGTAGCTGCATTTGTTGTGGCGAACACATTTTCATCAGTTCCTTTCTTGTTCTTGATTGGGCTTATACCAGGAGCGATATCTTACTATCTTGTTGGCCTCCAAAAGGAATTCGGTCATTTTGTGTACTACGCCTTACTACTCTTCGTCTGTATGATGCTGGTCGAGAGCCTAATGATGGTGGTGGCTAGCGTCGTACCAGATTTTCTTATGGGGATCATAGCAGGCGCTGGAATTCAAGGCATAATGATGCTAACTGGCGGATTTTATCGACTACCAGATGATATGCCAAAGCCAGTGTGGAAATACCCAATGTACTACATTTCCTTTCACAAGTATGCATTCCAAGGCTTTTACAAGAATGAATACATAGGCCTGACATTTCCTAATGAAAAGGCTGGAGGACCGCCAACGATTACAGGTGATGAGATTCTGCGAGATATTTGGCAAGTGGAAAAGGGTTATTCTAAGTGGGTTGATATGACAATTCTGCTGGCGATGGTGGCTACTTACAGGGTTTTGTTCTTTCTGATTACTAAGGGAGTGGAAAAGTTTAAACCCGTGATCAGAGATTTTCTCAGTAATATTTCTTTCAAGCAGCAATCAGATTCAGAAGATTCCTTGCACCAGCAAGAATCCAGCGTTCCTTTTCGGTTTTAG
- the LOC108208301 gene encoding cytochrome P450 76T24 — protein sequence MELFQSYLYLSMILLLILGYCTSIFRRKNLPPGPRGLSILGNLLEIGPNPHQSLAKLAQKYGPLMTIHQGSVTTIVASSADTARLVLQKHDADISGRIIPDAISTLEHPSHAVAWLHTGDEWRMIRRVLTTFLTNSHKLDSLCELRHGVMDQMVRHVEKISKSEGEQGVEIAKLAFTTALNQMSNTCFSTNVDEYDHQDSKGFKNAVATIMDVAMKFNVADYFPLLKAFDLQKLRPMANAAYGCLEELCDDYIHQRLQHRENKLPKHGDLLDSLIDFSQENQSDFTLKHIQVLLVELFLGGTDTSTNTTEWAMTELILHPDKMTKLRNEISESVRLKGRIQESELLKLPYLQAIVKETMRLHLAVPFLFPHKTETNVNLNSYEIPKNTPVLVNAWAIARDPTSWEDPTSFKPERFLDSEVDFKGQHFSFLPFGSGRRICPGIPLAHRVVSLMIASLVYHFEWKLPHGMKPQELDMNQTYGLTLVRAVPLVTVPVPVTQVTSYN from the exons ATGGAATTGTTTCAAAGCTATCTTTATTTGTCCATGATTCTCTTGCTAATTCTGGGGTATTGCACCTCAATCTTTCGACGAAAAAACCTTCCTCCCGGTCCGAGAGGGCTTTCCATTCTCGGAAACTTGCTTGAAATTGGCCCAAATCCCCACCAATCCTTGGCCAAACTAGCACAGAAATATGGTCCTCTCATGACCATTCACCAAGGCAGTGTCACCACCATCGTTGCCTCTTCAGCAGATACGGCTCGCCTTGTTCTGCAAAAGCACGACGCTGATATTTCTGGCAGGATCATCCCAGATGCCATCAGCACGCTAGAACACCCCTCCCATGCAGTGGCGTGGCTGCACACAGGAGACGAGTGGCGCATGATTCGACGAGTTTTAACTACTTTTTTAACAAACTCACACAAGCTAGACTCGTTATGTGAGCTACGTCACGGTGTGATGGACCAAATGGTTCGACATGTTGAAAAAATTAGCAAATCAGAAGGAGAACAAGGCGTGGAAATTGCCAAGTTGGCCTTTACCACGGCTTTAAACCAAATGTCAAACACCTGTTTCTCTACTAATGTCGACGAATATGACCATCAAGATagcaaaggattcaaaaatGCTGTGGCGACTATCATGGATGTCGCGATGAAATTCAACGTTGCAGATTATTTTCCTCTGCTTAAAGCCTTTGATCTTCAAAAATTAAGGCCTATGGCGAACGCTGCATACGGTTGCCTCGAGGAACTCTGCGATGATTATATTCATCAGCGCTTACAACATAGAGAGAATAAGTTACCGAAACACGGAGATCTCTTGGATTCCTTAATTGATTTCAGCCAAGAAAATCAATCTGATTTTACCTTGAAACACATTCAAGTCCTGTTAGTG GAGTTATTCTTAGGTGGAACCGACACGAGCACCAACACCACTGAATGGGCAATGACAGAGCTAATACTTCATCCTGACAAAATGACGAAACTACGTAACGAAATATCAGAGTCCGTAAGATTAAAAGGAAGAATCCAAGAATCTGAGCTTCTCAAGCTACCCTACTTGCAAGCAATTGTGAAGGAAACCATGAGATTACACTTAGCTGTTCCATTTTTATTCCCCCACAAGACAGAAACAAATGTTAATCTAAACAGTTACGAGATACCAAAGAACACACCCGTGCTAGTGAATGCATGGGCCATTGCCAGAGATCCTACTTCCTGGGAAGACCCTACAAGTTTTAAGCCCGAAAGATTCTTGGACTCAGAAGTGGATTTTAAGGGACAACATTTCTCATTTCTTCCATTTGGGTCGGGTCGTCGGATATGCCCCGGGATTCCATTGGCGCACAGGGTGGTGAGCTTGATGATTGCTTCTTTGGTGTATCATTTTGAATGGAAGCTACCACACGGAATGAAGCCTCAAGAACTTGACATGAACCAGACGTACGGCCTAACTCTCGTTAGGGCTGTCCCACTGGTTACTGTCCCTGTCCCCGTTACACAAGTTACCTcatacaattaa